The genomic stretch CAATTAGCTGAGACTCCCTAAAACGGAATAGGTAAGTAAATGACCGGAACAGAGGTAGTAACTAGGTATAATTCATTTGTTAAGCAATTGGAACAGGTACTAAAATAGAATGTAAAGTAATGGAAGGCCAAGAAGATGATTGTTATCAGTAATTGAACTTGTAAAAAAGATCAATCATATAAAATTATTGAACATATAAACTTTTAATTAAGAACTCATTAAGAATGTCATGTCATGAGACCTGGGAAAGTGATCAAGGATATAAGCAAGATTGTTCAAATGAAGGCTGTGAAGAAGCTGATTTCTAAGAAAGGTGAAGATTGGATCAATTCAGTTCAATCTCTttgattatgtagtaattgtTATTGATCTGGTATTGGTATTGTTATATATACTGGATTTGGTAGTTTGTAATAGTTTGTTTTGAGCTTAATGATAATTCATAATTTACTCctttcacccaaaaaaaaaaaaaaaaaaaaaaaaaaaaaaaaaaaaacttttaagatatacttcctccattcaactccactctaccactttccttcttcacgtttgccaacacgtgttttacgcgctaaatatcattagctacgGGTGTTCGATGGTGGAGGGAGTGGGCGGAAAGGGGGAAGGAGGAGGGAGAAAATACATACATGATTAAAGAAAAAATGAAAGGGGTAAAAGTGTCAATTATGTCCCATAATCGGTAAAACGTGTTGATAAATGAGCAACACCCAAAAAGAGTATGGTGAACTACTGGTTGGTTCCATGAACTCCCAAACGGGGTGAATTGTGTGTAACTTTTAATAGAACTTTTTCCGAAATTTGTCGCTGCCATTACAAACAACATACAATCTCGAATTTGTGTAGTATGGTATACTAGAATGTCCCATAAGGCCACTCTTGCAACAAACTTGGAGAAAGTTTTATTAATAGTTATACCAGGTTCACCTGCGGAGGCTGCACTTGATCATCTGGGAAAAAACTAGGAGTCCATTTCAATAGCTTTGATACACTCAAGTGGAGACGCCTTCTTTGACATTGCATCCATGAGAGCTTCATGGACTCCTTTATTGTTTTTTAAGAGCGATGCTGCCAACAAAACCTGAAAAACATTCCTGGAAAGTTAGATTAGACGCGACTCAAGTGAGAGACAGGGCATCTAGTGAGATTCTGTTGTTGTGCCTTGCTGAGTTGTGGGTTACTCCTATTTAAGGGAAACAAAGTGTTACGATTTACTATGACAACCCTAATGCCACCAATCCAATTCATACGTCGGTGTGTCCCGTATAAAATAGTCCCATTATATGAGATCAAACAAGATGCTCAAGTAATCCCAAAATTAAATACGACGAGTATATGTTAATACTCGTATTTGTTTGGTTTCATATGTGTAACTGTTTCATATAAGCTTTTGTGCTCAGACTTGTGAGTTCGAGTTCTTGTTTGAGACTAGTCCGGATTTATGTGGTTAATGGGTTGGTCTCACACGTAAATTGTCTGTCATATACTGTATAATATAATCTTTTGTGTTCGTACCACAAGTAACACAAACTTGAGGAATAATTACAGTCCTGAAGGGTGAAAAGATCTGCAGATTGACCAATCATCTTCTCGTAGGTTAGCCCTTCAGCTGCTAACCCAGCCATGGTTACAACAGCCAACCTGTCTAGTTCCTTGGAATCCAGCTTCCCGCTGTATATAAAGCTTCTCCAATTTGTCATTCACTAGATTAACATGCTCTTTGCCAATATCCATTGAATAGTCCAATATAGGAAGCCCAAGCAAATAGCCGACTGCGAGCAACAAATAAAGTATTTGATACAGCCATACAGGTGCGTGTCCAAGAGTCAGACTCGTTATATCTATGAAACATCTTCACGGCTATTTTGGCTTAAAATGGAACTTTCAAGTGACAAACCCAAACATGAGTAACGTATACAAAGATGGTACCTAAAAACTGAGCGGCTTCATGTCTAGCTAGTCTCTCTTGATAATCAGGAAACACGGCTGAGAATCTACCAATGATCGCCTGAAGAAGCCTGAAAGAACAGACTCTGTTAATAAGCTCGCAAGATGCTGACTAGTAAAGAAGACTCGCACTGTGATACTACCCACATGAACTTACCTCAAGAGGTGCTTCTTACCCAGGAAAACGCTTCCTATGGCTAAAACCAGTAAAGGGAGGGACACTTCCGTTAAGGTAAGGTACAAAGAAGCCCCAATCCTACAATAACATGATGGCATTTCAGATGGCTGCTGAGTTTCGTAGAGTATCTGACCGAACATATCTAAGTAACCATTTTTGCATCTTTTAGAGGAATAAACTTGTAACAACAGTTGACAGAGAATAATAAGATGAAATTTACCCCTGGAAGCTGGCCTGCAAGAACAGCCAAAGCTCCTGCTGTACCCACCACTGTAGTTAGAAATGCTGCCTGCATAACTGAAAATTATCATGTTGATGACATTCTTCAGTGATATTTCTTAAAGACTGTATTAGACATTCTTTCAGACCATCACTTAAAGACTTCCAGCATCGTCCAATGTACTGACATAACACTTGGTCGATGCAATTGTTAAGGTAATTTCAGTGTTTATAACACAGGGATGCTTAAAGAAGATATACAGAAAGTGGTGAAAATCCAAGCGGAATGAAGTTCTACTTATGAAATGGGTAGTAGGCCTTTAGGCACTTGGGCTCCATCCGTAACAGCTAGTAGGCATGTAGCCACTTTGCCTTTGAGATACTAGTGTAATGTTACTCTCGAACAAATTCGTTAAGGTCATGTGATCGGCGCAAGAGTTGCCAATGTAAGAGGGGAATGGGAGATACTTCATTGTTAATTCTACATGTTTTATGCAGGGGCTGATCCAGGAATTAGATGTACGGTGGGCTATAAAAAAAAATTCCCTGAATCGTAATAGCAGCCTTGAAATTGATAATTATAAGCACTTTAACCATTTATTATTTTGTGTGTCACTTTAGTGATATTATATTATTCCTTCCGTCCTGTTAAATTATTCACATTTTTTTATACACAAAAACCGAGATTATTGATACATTCCCAATTTTACCCTTCGGAATTGTCACGTGCTCTCCTCCCCTAGTTTCATTTTCCTTCCTCCGTTTCTTACCTTTTCTCTCCGATGGTTTTTTCCGTCAACTAAAATATctagtaaataacaataaaaaataaataaattcataaGTAAACTCCCCTTTACAATAATAATTGATTACTTGGATAGAAAAATTGAACAAAATGTTTTTTCTTATGTTGTCAAAGTCTTGCACTCGTGTACATCTTTTTTAATGTTGAACATACATTAGTGAATAAGTCTATACTTGAAACCACATAAATCTAAGAGAGATAAGTATAAAATTTGCCTAAAacgatttataattttatatacaAAGTATAAATCCAAAGAAAGACAACATATCATGAGAGATCTAATAGGtaaaatacaacaacaacaacaacaacaacaacaacaacagagccttaatcccaaaataatttggggtcggctgacatgaatcatcctttagaactgtccatggtgaacgcacacctcaaaatgcgaatagaaaagggaaaatgaaaaacaaaaggacgagcggaaatgtaatgcaaagtcaaggtaaacttactggttttaaaatcgaattccggatttcttttataaaaacttaaaatttaaatcaagagaaaagattaaaacgcttttgaaaccgaaatagaattaaggatccggaatgccttaaaagtaaaccaagtaaaatatataagaaagtggttggtaaaaagtgtaataaaggagagaagaacaaataattaaatttgtaaattaaataaaaaacattagaaaaaaaaaaacattatctAATAggtaaaatattaaaaaaaaaatattccatTATTGGGGTTCGAACCTGTGTTACAAAGTATAAAATCCAAAGAAAAACAACATCATGAGAGATCTAATAtgtaaaatattaaaaaaaaaaaaaaaatattccatTGCTGGGGTCGAGCCTGTGTCAATGGGGAAAAAGAGCCAATAATTTACCACTGAGTAATTGTAGATTGATGCTCTATgtctacatgttaaaatttattacttttttttctcaaaaataGGTTGGGCTCCAGCCCATATAGCCTTTGGGCTGGATCCGCCCCTGGTTTTATGGTTTATTAGGAAGTTGCATGAACTCGGAAACTTACATCATTTCTGACACTAGGAATTGCAAGATTTTCAGCATTCTTTATTCCAAGAGTTGTCAGCTCCCCAAAATGATGTCTGCAAAATGAAGATTATAACATTTTAACTTCTCTGTGAATGAACAACCACCCTTAAAATGCATCTACCTTTAGAAATTTAGGGTAACAACGAAGGCTTACACTGCGATGAGAAACGTAAGGCTGAGAACTCCATCTTTTGGCCCAACCTACTTCACTTAGCTGATCAAGTGCTTCCTTGACAGCATCACTGTCTTTCTGCACCACAAATCCACAATACGGTGATCACCCTTGGTAATAATCCGTCAAAATTATTCGCTAGGTAAAAACTTGGACAAGATGTTTTTATACATGGATTGGGATGCGTTTATATTTGTTTCAGAGTGAGTTTTTAATCCGCAGCCTGATAAACTACTGCAAAGTATAAGCATCTGTCTATACGGTTAGACGGTCTCATCCAAGATGAAAAGCTATCAacatcaacaacattaccccagcgGCCCAGAGGCTCCCTTTCTGGGTTAAGGAAATTCAGATATATGCAACATTCCCCTTGTATTAACTACACACAAAGTTTGTTTTGTGATAGTCCATAATTAAAATTGCATTAAGAATCGAATCAAGTGCTACTTCACAATCCGTAAAACAAATACGACTAATTTTAGCGAGTCATTTTGTTTTTGATCATCGTAAGGAACAAAGGGAGGAGAGTAAAACCTTATTGAGAGCGGTTTGAAGAGGGCGGAAATCAACAGCAGGATTCAAGAAGAGCAGCAGGAGAAGAAGAGGAGCACCTTATGAATGTCAGTCTTCTTTTGGAAAGAGGGTTGGTTGAAGTGGAAGAAGTGGTACCATGAATTGCACCTTATGGTGATATCAAAAATACATAAAGTGGTACCATGAATTGCAGACGTCATTGTCATCCCTTGCTTCAAGCTTCCAATTACCTGTCTGTCAGATAAGGTTCTTTCTCGCGCCAACCACTTTTTCTCTCTGGGCATTCCACTTTAACTACCTCTGGCATAAATGTCCGATAAGACGGTCTCATAACAAGTTAATGATAAACTGATTACGATCTTTataaaaatggaaataaatgcaAAGCTTATTTCAACGTGGTCGTTTTGTTGTCACTTAAAATCACGGAAATGGAAAGTTAATTTAATTCCGTACATTGCAATATTGTAGATTGTTAGATtgtcatttttttcttttcaaaattATGGAATCGTAAATCATAGAGGACCATAAATTAAATATAATGTACATACAAGTTTTTCAAGTAAAATCATACACGATACAAAATGTACAGTATGCAATATGATCCATGTGTAAAATGGCCTAAAGCCATGTCAAACTATATCACCAGGAACAGACTTCAGAAAAACTAGCACTGAAAACCATGAAAATGGATGAGGTAGGGCTTAGATTGCAGGGTTATTCTTCCTAAGAAAGCTCTCGATTTGTTCCAGCACCTGAAAACCCAATAGTAAGTTCATCATCAATTGAAAAGCATTCAAACAACAAGGAGTGTCTAAAAATATGAAGAGATAACTTACCTCAATCGTGATTACACTGGGACTCAGATTATCTACATCTACCTTGCCTAGTTTTCCGGCGATATCTACAAAGGATAAGAACTGAAATTAGGTAACTCTAGTTATTGCATAAATAGAGGTCTGTGTGTGTAGGTTGTGGATGCAAGATGATTAAAGAAAATTGATGCTAGTTTGTGAGGGTGTCAAGATAAGTGTCATACTTTCCAAAAAAACTCGGGCATTAGCATTTGCATATGCTTCGTGTCTCTTTTCAAAAAGCTCAGACAAACGTGTATATGCCTGCACGTAGAAAAAGCCATTTAAACAAGAAACTTGAATTTGCCCATTTATATTTTTTTCTTTGACTTTATATTTTCATCACAATATACAGCATTTTGAACTATTCAAAGATGAAACATAAACAGTAGTTTTGATAATCAAAGCTGATAAAAAAATTTCATTGCATATCACATGTTTCGACAAATTCATGGTCAAAGTCACTTAGCCACCACCAGCGCCAAATGGGAGAATATAAAGGGGGTGAGGGATAGTATTAGAATAGACATCAAATGTGAAAGGCATGCACCAAACCTTGGTGTAAGCATCCCCTCCTTCACCATGCAACAAAGGACGAGTGCCAGTCCCGACCGCAGAAATCCTCCGTGCTAAGCAATCGATTGGTACGTCCAGCCAAACACTAACACCGCTTTGCATATGTCTCCTGGTTGATAAAGCATACGTAACAAAATAAAATTATCAAACTTCTTAAAATTTAACGAGACAAGCCTATAGTTAAGAACAGACTCAAGGAGATACCAATTAATCGGCCGAATAACTGCGCCACCACCAGTAGAAATGACTAGATGATGTTTAGTAGACACCTCCTCCAGCACCTTAGTCTACATAGTAAGAGTGTGATTGACATAAGTCTAAAGACATGATCTGGTTGCCAACAATTGAAAAGGCAGACAGGGAGACCCAATTGCCACAGGATCTAGTAACTAAGCATCTCTAACAAACAAAATCCACTATCCGATACTCACTCAGTTCACTTATTTTCACTAAAGTTGTTTCTAGCACGGGATTTTAGGAGATGTAAACATGCAAGAGGGAATTGAGGCCCACACACACACACCTGAGAATTGTTTTTCGCTTATTTCTCACCTAAAATAGAAATGTACAGAATTAATTTGAATTTTTAAAATCCAGAAAGGAAATTGTAGTGGATTAAGTGAATTGAGAGAGCATTAAATTCTTAAATTCTGATTACTCATACAATCATGCTTCTGACACCAAAAATTTCCTTTCACATATCGTATGGGTAGAAACTCTGAAATTCATTAGTATATCAGGTGTCAAATTTTCTATAAGCTTACAACTTTTCCATATCCAGGGTAAGATCACATATACATTTGGAATCGTTCCTGCAAAGTTACATCAATGCAATGAATTTATAGAATTCATTCTCACTCCTAGCCAATAGTGGGCCAACACTCGTCCATTTTAGTATGTCCCAGTAAATGTTACCTTTTTAGGCGTGTGTTGCGTAGTGGAGAATGAGCGTGAGACTCACTAGCTCACTTGAATGCACTTAAATAAAAGCCTAATCAGAAGCAAACCTAAACTAATGGATGGGACACAAGTCTCATAACATTGAGGGAGTATATAAACTAAAAGCTAAAAACATTAAGTAGAGCATTACATAAACAAAATGAATTCACCTCTTTCTCTCTAAAGTAGCCTTCTCCATGTTGGTTGAAGATTTCTGCTACAGACATTCCCTCAAGTGTCTCCACGAGAGTGTCACTAAAAACAAAACAGAAATTTATGGAGACAAAAGGTTATGTCGCCGTACAGAAAACAGCAGCATCAATGGTCGTTTTGTAAACTCTGACAGGGTTTCTTATAGATGCATATACACAAATTTCTGCTACATGCTACTATGCTAGTGATCTTATCAGGCTTCGATTTAAAATTTAAAGGAGATCCATAACAGTGTTAAATTGATAAGAGACTAACCTATCAAAGAATGAATAGCCAAGTACTTCAGCCAAAAGCTTGCCAATAGTTGTTTTCCCAGATCCCATCATGCCTGCATTCAAATGCAATGATGAACAggcaaaaccaaaacaaaacaaaacagacAAACTAAGGCCGGGATAAAGATGAAGAACTAACCAACAAGATAAATG from Silene latifolia isolate original U9 population chromosome 5, ASM4854445v1, whole genome shotgun sequence encodes the following:
- the LOC141655271 gene encoding uncharacterized protein LOC141655271, giving the protein MPEVVKVECPERKSGWREKEPYLTDRHHFGELTTLGIKNAENLAIPSVRNDAAFLTTVVGTAGALAVLAGQLPGILYETQQPSEMPSCYCRIGASLYLTLTEVSLPLLVLAIGSVFLGKKHLLRLLQAIIGRFSAVFPDYQERLARHEAAQFLVGYLLGLPILDYSMDIGKEHVNLVNDKLEKLYIQREAGFQGTRQVLLAASLLKNNKGVHEALMDAMSKKASPLECIKAIEMDS
- the LOC141657321 gene encoding shikimate kinase, chloroplastic-like isoform X1, whose protein sequence is MEAKLVQTIQPCSWMNSQRMIIKSNGFIRVPQRTKEIQGFNLCFSLQTNNRTSAHPQLAVKVSSLSKNSQGPVVESGAVPAGLDESLVLKNKSLQIGPYLNGRCIYLVGMMGSGKTTIGKLLAEVLGYSFFDSDTLVETLEGMSVAEIFNQHGEGYFREKETKVLEEVSTKHHLVISTGGGAVIRPINWRHMQSGVSVWLDVPIDCLARRISAVGTGTRPLLHGEGGDAYTKAYTRLSELFEKRHEAYANANARVFLENIAGKLGKVDVDNLSPSVITIEVLEQIESFLRKNNPAI
- the LOC141657321 gene encoding shikimate kinase, chloroplastic-like isoform X2 — protein: MEAKLVQTIQPCSWMNSQRMIIKSNGFIRVPQRTKEIQGFNLCFSLQTNNRTSAHPQLAVKVSSLSKNSQGPVVESGAVPAGLDESLVLKNKSLQIGPYLNGRCIYLVGMMGSGKTTIGKLLAEVLGYSFFDSDTLVETLEGMSVAEIFNQHGEGYFREKETKVLEEVSTKHHLVISTGGGAVIRPINWRHMQSGVSVWLDVPIDCLARRISAVGTGTRPLLHGEGGDAYTKISPEN